The following coding sequences lie in one Rutidosis leptorrhynchoides isolate AG116_Rl617_1_P2 chromosome 4, CSIRO_AGI_Rlap_v1, whole genome shotgun sequence genomic window:
- the LOC139840593 gene encoding uncharacterized protein produces the protein MIVLSLNIRGIRKDGKARWIRSLCGKENPWVTALQETRCGTYKESFITYCWGSSNFKYVQKDPIGFSGGSLLIWNPTIIKVNEAIEGEFFLAIKGKIEGIDPEVAIVNVYGPHSTPKKIRFWDSLEALISQINMPWLICEDFNEVRSQSERFNCEFNPNWANRFNDIINRLRLIDIPLGGKKFTRVCDNGITFSKLDRFLISEEFNQ, from the coding sequence atgATTGTGCTATCTTTGAACATTAGAGGTATTAGGAAAGATGGTAAGGCTCGATGGATTCGCTCTCTATGTGGTAAAGAAAACCCTTGGGTCACGGCTCTTCAAGAAACGAGGTGTGGTACCTACAAAGAATCGTTCATTACATATTGTTGGGGATCGTCCAACTTCAAATATGTTCAAAAAGATCCGATAGGATTCTCTGGAGGGTCATTGTTAATATGGAATCCCACAATAATTAAAGTAAACGAGGCAATAGAAGGAGAGTTCTTTTTAGCTATCAAAGGCAAAATCGAAGGCATTGATCCCGAAGTGGCCATAGTAAACGTATACGGTCCTCACTCCACACCAAAGAAAATACGTTTCTGGGACAGTCTCGAGGCTTTAATTTCTCAGATTAATATGCCTTGGTTAATCTGCGAGGATTTCAATGAGGTTAGATCTCAATCCGAAAGGTTTAACTGCGAGTTCAATCCAAACTGGGCAAATAGATTTAACGACATCATCAACAGACTACGTTTAATCGACATCCCACTTGGTGGGAAAAAATTCACTCGTGTGTGTGATAACGGAATCACATTCAGTAAGCTGGACAGATTCTTGATTTCAGAGGAGTTCAATCAATGA